The genomic DNA TTATGAACCTATCACGAGTGTTATTTGGGGTTACCTGGGTATACATGTCATAAGTGTGCTCTGAAGTGTTATCACAAGGTCTATGGTACTGTTCAGATCCTGCTGCACTACCATAAGGTAAGGAAGAAGGATACATTATACATGTTCCATGGGGGACTGGCTGATAAGCAGGATCTCCCAGATCTCGGTCACAAGGAGGTGGACATGTTGGTGGGGGTGGAAGAACAGCTGACCAGTTGATCTGGACCCCTGAATTCTCCCTGTGGTGCCGCCAAGGTGTGGTGTGTGTTAAGTGGGGAGATGCTGGGGCTAAAAGTGCTGTAGTTGCATAAGGTTCAGTGGTCTCATTGGCTTGGGTTTTTGGTTCGGCATATTCATTAATCTGCTGATCAGAATGCAAAAGTCTAGCAGAGGATAAGTTGTACTCCTTCTCACACTCAGATGGACGCCATAACTTTTGTTCACTGTACATATTAATTGTATTGTGCGCAGGGTATATGGATGGGTCTTGATAATGAGCAGGGGTGTTTGGTGGGTTAGATGGAGGAGATTTATGGTGGAGTCTCCGAATATACATTATtgttacaataaacaaaataatcacCAAGGGTACTAACAAATATGGTAACCAGTCTGGCTGTGGTGGAGCATATATTACTGAAGTGTCCATGTTGCTGTTTTCAAATGTATGCTGATGCCCCTGGACATTATTGGTACCAAAGTCAATAAGGACAGGAGGACTAAAGGGTCCAACTCCAGCTCCAGTTTGAGCTGCAACCTGAACAGTGTAAAGGCGGCCAGGTGATAAACCGTGTGCTTCAAGCCAGGGGCTAGAGACAACTTCAGTCGCTTCTGTGCCATTATGAATCAGTGTGACCTGGTAGCCAATGACATCACCACGAGCTTGCTTTAGGGGTATCTGGGACCAGGTGATGAGAGTAGAACCATCTTCACGTAGTGTAGCCACTATGTCACTGGGAGCCACCACAGGCGCTGTTAAAACAATgagaataaagaaatattagtGAAGTGACTagggaaatttcatttataacaTACTACTTTAAAGACTGTATAACAAAGAATTTGCTTGAATAACAATAGttactgaatatatatagtttacgtcACTGCAAGCCATCAAAGGTTTTGTTAAAAGCACTGAGAATAAAAAAATGCTAGATAAGTTACATCAAATGTAATAGTTGATGAAAGATTCTGTAACAAAGTATTTTATGATTAGCAATAGTTAACAACCAtggataatgaaaatataaatggataCTCACTATCTTCTGGTGTGGTAAGCGAGTGTGAGTTAGATGGAGTTCCCTCAACACTTCGCCAAAATGGAACAATGAAGAAAGTGTAATAAGTATTGGGCTGCAAGTTATGTAGATGgtgtgaagatgatgatgatcctAATACAGTTGCCACCTTAACTACACCTTCTTCAGACACAGTGTATACTAGAACACCCTCAACGGCTTCATGTCCAGATGCAAGGAATTTCCAAGTAAGCAAAACACTACTGGGGCCTGTTGGAGAGGCATTGGTGAGTGTAACAGTTGGTCTGGAAAGTCTACGTCGTGCATGGCGTACTTGATCCATAGTGAGTGATGGGTCTCGAGGAGATCGAATGGTAATGGGATCTGACCAAGGGCTAGGAAAGGAGGATCCCCCAATGTTAACTGCCCTTAccagaaatgtgtatatattgcCAGACATCAAGTTTTTCACAATACATGACTCTTCATTCATGACAGCATCTGCCACTCGCCATTCGTCCCATCCTTGCCGCCAGTACTCAACTGTGTACCAGTGTTCAGAGTTAGTGTTTATTTGAGAATTGGGGAGCCACTTCAAGTACACAGCTGTCTcattaataaacataatttgaGGCTTTGTAGGAGGAGCTGGTGGTAAGACATCTTGATTCTCAACTGGTTCCTTAGCTATTCTTAGTATGGCTTCTTGTTCCACGCTACCTGTTTTCGCATTTACCTTGCATGTATATATCCCTGCATCATCCGCCTGAATTTCTTTAATGAGTAAAGCACCATTCATTGCCAAAGAAATTCTGGGATCATCACTGCTTTGTGCAAGTTGACGTGCTGGCAGATGAGCTGCTGGCTGGAACCACCAAGACACAGTTGGTTCTGCAGCTTCACTGACTACTTCACAAGGAAATGTAGCAACATCACCCAGGGTCAGGGTTAAATCCTTTGGCCCAACACCGATGACTGGCGGAGGATACGCTTCTACAACCATGACTTCAGCTTGGGCACTTACCCCTCCACCTCCACTCACTCCCCAACAATAATATATGCCACTATCTTGGGTAGTCGTTGTGTCGAGATGGAGAACCTGTCCATCCTGAGAAATGGCAACGTGGCCACTTGACTGAGCTGGGGTGAGGAGGGCAGTCCTGTCTTGGGTAGGGAGCCGCCACAGC from Macrobrachium nipponense isolate FS-2020 chromosome 22, ASM1510439v2, whole genome shotgun sequence includes the following:
- the LOC135198708 gene encoding protein sax-3-like; protein product: MDALLLIFILGLVAANEGEPPVIREQPSNIVARRNDPATLNCAASGAARITWFRDGQQVVTSSQDSRSHRVLLPSGSLFFLRVAYSRKDSDAGTYWCVASNSYGATRSQNATLTIATLSYDFEAHPEPLVKARIGDLLTLPCRPPKGSPPPELTWFRDGQAVTNSSRVVVTPEGDLIISRAVMEDTATYLCRAKSVAGNREAPPTKLIVMTPPWFEERPDNVTTASGVTVELTCRAQGSPVPTVTWRRLDGIMPLGRATIENQRLVLEQVAAVDSGIYVCEVQNEAGVATSKAMLTVVDAPKLMQRPQDVQVMVGNPAQLSCLVEGDPTPLLLWRLPTQDRTALLTPAQSSGHVAISQDGQVLHLDTTTTQDSGIYYCWGVSGGGGVSAQAEVMVVEAYPPPVIGVGPKDLTLTLGDVATFPCEVVSEAAEPTVSWWFQPAAHLPARQLAQSSDDPRISLAMNGALLIKEIQADDAGIYTCKVNAKTGSVEQEAILRIAKEPVENQDVLPPAPPTKPQIMFINETAVYLKWLPNSQINTNSEHWYTVEYWRQGWDEWRVADAVMNEESCIVKNLMSGNIYTFLVRAVNIGGSSFPSPWSDPITIRSPRDPSLTMDQVRHARRRLSRPTVTLTNASPTGPSSVLLTWKFLASGHEAVEGVLVYTVSEEGVVKVATVLGSSSSSHHLHNLQPNTYYTFFIVPFWRSVEGTPSNSHSLTTPEDTPVVAPSDIVATLREDGSTLITWSQIPLKQARGDVIGYQVTLIHNGTEATEVVSSPWLEAHGLSPGRLYTVQVAAQTGAGVGPFSPPVLIDFGTNNVQGHQHTFENSNMDTSVIYAPPQPDWLPYLLVPLVIILFIVTIMYIRRLHHKSPPSNPPNTPAHYQDPSIYPAHNTINMYSEQKLWRPSECEKEYNLSSARLLHSDQQINEYAEPKTQANETTEPYATTALLAPASPHLTHTTPWRHHRENSGVQINWSAVLPPPPTCPPPCDRDLGDPAYQPVPHGTCIMYPSSLPYGSAAGSEQYHRPCDNTSEHTYDMYTQVTPNNTRDRFITFNTLQSRGTGSTTSRQVRLSEPRENGSVCDS